From the Solanum lycopersicum chromosome 10, SLM_r2.1 genome, one window contains:
- the LOC101251428 gene encoding protein ALTERED PHOSPHATE STARVATION RESPONSE 1-like, with translation MGCTSSKIDDLPAVALCRERCSFLDEAIHYRYALAEAHLAYLHSLKTVGISVQHFFKENVEISHSPVFVKGDPPPPEPPKKMIPPPSAPPPVDSHSSSGSHLHFHSDSDSDEGSGTDSLHHHHLDGTSVPFHQFSYGDHEMLGFGASYPVGGNGGGFMHMNFMRNQTTPSVTYEQRPVTVQMSESFSSSSYYPYPYATNYPDYANYGGGFYPSSTTPEAAVAGMSLAPSSSKPPPPPPSPPRSSPWEFLNLFKTLESYPVYPPSRDSREVREEEGIPDLEDVDFEHEAVKEVHEDQRFVDEAATASGSYSKAVEENEKAADSESIHHHSSTSSSVEDDPIEYEVHVVDKKVVDDANRGNVAGSKGRSFNSDSDVVKEIQVQFERASESGNELAKMLEVGKLPHNRKHATYQGIVSSKMLHAITPSSAVLSLPSTLKNDAIEIADHAILDVEGDISSRARNISSTLQKLYLWEKKLSEEVKAEEKIRVLHERKSQKLKQLIEKGADSDKIDMTRKLVISLSSKIRIAIQVVDKVSEKINKLRDEELWPQLNELIQGLCRMWRSMLECHRFQSVAIGEAKRLDAIASHKHFSDARLEATLQLEHELLNWTLSFSCWVTAQKGYVRALNSWLMKCLLYVPEETDDGIAPFSPGRIGAPPIFVICNHWSQAFERVSEKEVVDCMRDFATNVLQLWERDKLELRQKMMVNKDMERQVKNLDREDQKIQKGIHALDKRIVLVSGEENSLSLNRNVVYQSETSKNSSFQVGLQRIFEAMERFTANSLKVYEELLQRIEEDRLPREPEAVS, from the exons atggGGTGCACCAGTTCCAAGATTGATGATTTGCCGGCGGTTGCTCTCTGCCGTGAACGTTGCTCATTCTTGGATGAAGCTATTCACTATCGTTATGCTCTTGCTGAAGCACATCTTGCTTATCTTCACTCACTTAAAACTGTTGGAATCTCTGTTCAgcattttttcaaagaaaatgttgaaatttcTCATTCCCCTGTTTTTGTTAAAGGTGACCCACCACCCCCTGAACCTCCCAAGAAAATGATTCCTCCTCCTTCTGCTCCTCCTCCTGTGGATTCTCATTCTAGTTCTGGTTCacatcttcattttcattctgaTTCTGATTCTGATGAAGGGTCTGGGACTGATTCAttacatcatcatcatttagATGGTACTTCCGTACCGTTTCATCAGTTTAGTTATGGGGATCATGAAATGCTTGGTTTTGGTGCTTCTTATCCAGTTGGGGGAAATGGGGGTGGGTTTATGCATATGAATTTCATGAGGAATCAAACGACGCCGTCTGTAACCTATGAACAACGGCCGGTGACTGTTCAGATGAGTGaatccttttcttcttcttcttactaCCCTTATCCTTATGCTACTAACTATCCGGATTATGCCAATTATGGAGGGGGTTTTTATCCCTCATCCACAACGCCGGAAGCGGCGGTGGCCGGGATGTCATTGGCTCCTTCAAGTTCAAAACCGCCTCCCCCTCCGCCGTCTCCTCCGAGGAGTTCGCCTTGGGaatttttgaatctttttaAGACGCTTGAGAGTTATCCAGTGTACCCACCAAGCAGAGACTCGAGAGAGGTGAGAGAAGAGGAGGGTATACCTGATTTGGAAGATGTGGATTTTGAACATGAGGCTGTTAAGGAAGTTCATGAGGATCAAAGGTTTGTAGATGAGGCTGCAACTGCAAGTGGAAGTTATTCAAAGGCAGTTGAGGAGAATGAGAAGGCAGCTGATTCAGAGTCCATACACCACCACTCAAGCACAAGTTCATCTGTGGAGGATGACCCGATTGAGTATGAGGTACACGTCGTGGATAAGAAAGTGGTTGATGATGCGAATCGGGGAAATGTAGCTGGTTCCAAGGGTCGTAGTTTCAATAGTGATTCTGATGTGGTGAAGGAGATTCAAGTTCAATTTGAGAGAGCTTCTGAATCAGGGAATGAGCTTGCTAAGATGCTTGAAGTTGGAAAACTTCCCCACAATCGTAAGCACGCGACATATCAAG GGATAGTTTCTTCCAAGATGTTGCACGCGATTACCCCTTCCTCGGCTGTACTCTCGCTACCGTCTACTTTAAAGAACGATGCGATTGAGATTGCTGATCATGCCATTTTAGATGTAGAAGGAGATATTAGTTCAAGAGCTAGAAACATTTCTTCCACATTGCAGAAGCTGTACCTCTGGGAGAAGAAACTGTCTGAGGAGGTCAAG GCGGAGGAGAAGATAAGGGTGCTTCATGAAAGGAAAAGTCAAAAGCTGAAGCAATTAATTGAAAAGGGGGCTGATTCTGACAAGATTGACATGACCAGAAAATTGGTTATAAGTCTCTCCTCAAAGATTAGAATTGCAATTCAGGTAGTTGATAAGGTTTCTGAGAAGATAAACAAATTGAGGGATGAAGAGTTGTGGCCACAACTGAACGAACTTATTCAGGG GTTATGTAGAATGTGGAGATCCATGCTTGAGTGCCATCGCTTCCAATCCGTAGCCATTGGAGAAGCAAAACGGTTAGATGCAATTGCATCTCACAAACACTTCAGTGATGCTCGTCTTGAAGCTACTCTGCAACTTGAGCATGAGCTTTTGAACTGGACTTTGAGTTTCTCTTGTTGGGTGACTGCACAGAAGGGCTATGTGAGGGCATTGAACAGTTGGCTTATGAAGTGTCTTCTATATGTACCGGAAGAAACAGACGATGGAATAGCTCCCTTTTCTCCTGGCAGGATTGGTGCTCCCCCTATTTTTGTCATTTGTAATCATTGGTCACAAGCATTTGAAAGGGTCTCGGAAAAAGAGGTGGTTGATTGTATGCGAGATTTTGCTACAAATGTGCTTCAGCTGTGGGAGCGAGATAAGCTGGAATTACGCCAAAAGATGATGGTGAACAAGGATATGGAGCGACAAGTGAAGAACCTGGATAGGGAAGACCAGAAGATACAAAAGGGGATTCATGCACTAGACAAAAGAATCGTTCTGGTTTCTGGAGAGGAAAATAGTCTTTCATTGAATAGGAATGTTGTTTACCAGAGTGAGACTAGCAAAAACAGTAGCTTTCAGGTTGGTCTACAACGTATATTCGAGGCCATGGAAAGGTTTACTGCTAACTCCTTGAAGGTATACGAGGAGCTTTTGCAACGTATCGAGGAGGATAGACTTCCTAGAGAGCCTGAAGCTGTGTCGTAG